Proteins co-encoded in one Gopherus evgoodei ecotype Sinaloan lineage chromosome 4, rGopEvg1_v1.p, whole genome shotgun sequence genomic window:
- the LOC115650636 gene encoding fascin-like, which translates to MANSTVPPSLACGLINAANRYLSAEPFRFQVVATGLVLRLRQVWMLLFVPSEGAGAAGQAEESGQRLYLLSSLQRFLAADPNGKVTCDQETPGPGALFWLRQYPDGKVCKLHPPRAPHCPTPQAPAPLSLSPPPAAAAPEGKV; encoded by the coding sequence ATGGCTAACTCCACTGTACCTCCCTCGCTGGCCTGTGGCCTTATCAATGCTGCCAACCGGTACTTGAGCGCTGAGCCCTTCCGCTTCCAGGTGGTGGCCACGGGCTTGGTGCTGCGGCTCCGCCAGGTCTGGATGCTGCTCTTCGTGCcctcagagggagctggggcggcCGGGCAGGCTGAGGAGAGTGGGCAGAGGCTTTAtctgctcagctccctgcagcgCTTCCTGGCGGCCGATCCCAACGGTAAAGTCACCTGTGACCAGGAGACCCCGGGCCCGGGAGCCCTCTTCTGGCTGCGGCAGTACCCAGATGGCAAGGTGTGCAAACTCCACCCCCCCAGAGCTCCCCATTGCCCCACACCCCAGGCACCAGCTCCACTGAGCCTGAGTCCCCCTCCTGCTGCGGCAGCACCTGAGGGCAAAGTGTGA
- the CPSF7 gene encoding cleavage and polyadenylation specificity factor subunit 7: protein MSEGVDLIDIYADEEFNQDSEFSNADQMDLYDDVLAASSQPPESRTSSSEAPTEIRQEQSPKPNSKSPAILYTYSGLRNKRAAVYVGSFSWWTTDQQLIQIIRSVGVYDVVELKFAENRANGQSKGYAEVVVASENSVHKLLELLPGKILNGDKVEVRLATRQNLSQFEAQARKRVPPRAHSRDSWDTMDGRATPTENAVPPPRVEKPPSVLSFFNRPPAAMPLMSLPPPPMPPPPPLSSSFGVPPPPPGIHYQHLMPPPPRLPPHLAVPPPGAVPPALHLNPAFFPPPNAALAPPLDTYKTSAAYNHSSRDLGPLLPPVSEAEFEEIMNRNRAISSSAISKAMSGASAGDYSDAIETLLTAIAVIKQSRVANDERCRVLISSLKDCLHGIEAKSYSMGASSSSSRKRHRSRERSPSRSRESSRRHRDPLHNEDRHEDYFQERNREHERHRDRDRERDRHH from the exons GACTCCGAATTCAGTAATGCCGACCAGATGGATCTGTACGACGACGTGCTAGCAGCAAGCTCGCAGCCGCCCGAAAGCCGCACCAGCAGCTCGGAGGCACCGACTGAGATCCGCCAGGAGCAGTCCCCCAAGCCAAACAGCAAATCGCCTGCCATCCTGTACACCTACAGCGGCCTGCGCAACAAACGGGCTGCCGTGTATGTGGGCAGCTTCTCCTGG TGGACAACTGACCAGCAGCTGATCCAGATTATTCGCTCAGTGGGGGTCTACGATGTGGTGGAGCTGAAATTTGCGGAGAACCGAGCCAATGGGCAATCCAAAGG GTATGCAGAGGTGGTCGTTGCCTCTGAGAACTCAGTCCACAAGCTCCTGGAGCTGCTGCCTGGCAAGATCCTCAATGGGGATAAGGTGGAGGTGAGACTGGCCACCCGGCAGAACCTGTCGCAGTTCGAGGCACAGGCTCGGAAAC GGGTGCCGCCGAGGGCTCACTCCCGGGACTCCTGGGATACGATGGATGGCCGAGCCACGCCAACGGAGAATGCCGTGCCGCCCCCTCGTGTGGAGAAGCCCCCTTCCGTGCTGTCTTTCTTTAACCGCCCCCCTGCTGCCATGCCCCTcatgtccctgccccctcccccgatgCCTCCCCCGCCACCTCTCTCCTCCAGCTTTGGAGTGCCACCTCCCCCACCAGGAATCCACTACCAGCATctaatgccccctccccctcgaCTGCCCCCACACCTGGCTGTGCCACCTCCAGGGGCAGTCCCTCCcgccctgcacctcaaccctgcCTTCTTCCCCCCGCCAAATGCAGCACTGGCCCCCCCACTGGACACCTACAAGACCTCTGCAGCATATAACCACAGCAG TCGAGATTTGGGCCCACTGCTTCCCCCAGTGAGCGAAGCCGAGTTCGAGGAGATCATGAACAGGAACCGAGCGATTTCCAGCAGTGCCATTTCCAAAGCAATGTCCGGAGCCAGTGCAG GGGATTACAGTGATGCCATAGAGACCCTGCTTACGGCCATTGCCGTTATCAAACAGTCCCGTGTAGCCAACGACGAGCGGTGCCGCGTCCTCATCTCCTCCCTCAAGGATTGTCTTCATGGGATTGAAGCCAAGTCCTACAGCATGGGTGCCAGCAGCAGCTCTTCCAG AAAAAGACACCGATCTCGGGAGAGGTCGCCCAGTCGGTCCCGTGagagcagcaggaggcaccgGGACCCGCTCCATAATGAGGATCGGCACGAGGACTATTTCCAAGAAAGGAACCGGGAGCATGAGAGACATCGGGACAGGGACAGAGAAAGGGACCGGCACCACTGA